The following are encoded together in the Salvia hispanica cultivar TCC Black 2014 chromosome 6, UniMelb_Shisp_WGS_1.0, whole genome shotgun sequence genome:
- the LOC125197336 gene encoding squamosa promoter-binding-like protein 12, producing the protein MDDAHPSSTTTTSAATAFEWENLALYTATKPLHFSMSLPHLYHCHVPDQDVAAAAGQMPEAAAVGLSLGAFPSPLPPAAPPTKRSPASYHNMQNPCCQVEGCALDLKLAKDYHRRHRICETHSKSPKVVVAGMERRFCQQCSRFHDLSEFDDKKRSCRRRLSDHNARRRRVQPESVQLSASSGVLSPALYIDQRQENVLLNGLPVSLSNSSWENPPRHLDPERLSAIHHHSTPRILDQCLHNNSSMAPDLMSAHSLLSSNSWSLNEGESPVDAQQLTLFQANEEVGLDQGSAAWLLHMHNDGSSHQQEHHHLFKPPYPSGTFYSTQRSL; encoded by the exons ATGGACGACGCCCACCcttcctccaccaccaccacctccgccGCCACGGCCTTCGAGTGGGAGAATCTCGCCCTCTACACCGCCACCAAGCCCCTCCACTTCTCCATGTCCCTCCCCCACCTCTACCACTGCCACGTCCCTGATCAGGACGTGGCAGCGGCAGCAGGGCAGATGCCCGAGGCTGCGGCCGTCGGCCTCAGCCTCGGCGCGTTCCCCTCCCCCTTGCCGCCCGCGGCCCCTCCCACGAAGCGGTCGCCGGCGTCCTACCACAATATGCAGAACCCCTGCTGCCAGGTCGAGGGCTGTGCCCTCGACCTGAAGCTGGCCAAGGACTACCACCGCCGCCATAGGATCTGCGAGACGCACTCCAAGAGCCCGAAGGTTGTCGTCGCCGGCATGGAGCGCCGCTTCTGCCAGCAATGCAGCAG GTTCCACGACCTGTCGGAGTTCGACGATAAGAAAAGGAGCTGCAGGCGGCGCCTCTCTGACCACAATGCCAGACGGCGCAGGGTGCAGCCTGAGTCCGTCCAGCTCAGTGCCTCGTCAGGAGTTCTCTCTCCTGCACTGTACATTG ACCAGAGACAGGAAAATGTTCTGTTGAACGGACTTCCCGTCTCTCTGTCAAACTCGTCGTGGGAAAACCCCCCACGACACTTGGATCCGGAGAGGCTTTCCGCCATCCACCACCACTCCACTCCTCGGATTCTTGATCAAT GTCTGCATAACAACTCTTCCATGGCTCCGGACCTGATGAGTGCTCACTCTCTTCTGTCATCCAATTCATGGAGCTTGAACGAAGGTGAATCGCCGGTGGACGCGCAACAATTGACCCTGTTCCAGGCCAACGAGGAGGTCGGGCTCGATCAGGGCTCGGCCGCCTGGCTCTTGCATATGCACAATGATGGCTCATCACATCAGCAAGAACATCATCACCTCTTCAAACCACCATACCCTTCTGGTACCTTTTATTCCACTCAAAGGAGTTTGTAA
- the LOC125192884 gene encoding YTH domain-containing protein ECT3-like, whose translation MEDGNQPSLDHFAPIQSPGDRAVEIHNLPEQHTSPKGERIVSTNPSPDTAVSGASRTTKDQPATSEPSGTLTAVHPFSAYTPQEQGLYFGGYENGSGNWDEHSNYVNANNLHVIPPGMYNDNSSLFYPPSYGFDSQMAYGQFSPLASPMSSIMIDGQLFSPHQMPVTPPYYPPAVSPGPPHVTSGLPASQTELMPSGNGNQENLIDNAFFGPGSGYYLPFGSFAGGDISGNSGHGLYNFPVEYASNEPVPSRSSSLDTSRFMSPLTSGNVYPQPIGILGSYEQNVAQAPYQGFGLTVNSSARHFSHGGSYQNTLGPNSNRSRFTGDRGGRRDRDRDTINVSTDTLGISGDRNRGPRATKPTSKISSEEGATGNKDVESTSMFHVQHFNSPDFITDYERAKFFVIKSFSEDNIHKSIKYSVWASTPLGNRKLDAAYNEAKEMEGSCPVFLFFSVNASGQFCGVAEMVGPVDFETDADYWQQDRWSGQFPVKWHIIKDVPNSRFRHILVENNDNKPVTHSRDSQEVKLEQGIEMLTIFKNHDAETSLLDDFNFYDEREKALLDRKAKQRATPAGNMSAALATDTINQLSDNLADTLQLDGVKSLSNKDVE comes from the exons ATGGAAGACGGGAATCAGCCGAGCCTCGATCACTTCGCCCCAATTCAATCTCCTG GTGACCGAGCTGTTGAGATACATAATTTGCCTGAACAG CATACCTCACCCAAGGGTGAAAGGATTGTTTCTACAAATCCTTCTCCAGATACTGCCGTTTCTGGTGCCTCAAGAACCACCAAAGATCAGCCAGCAACTTCAGAACCAAGTGGAACTCTTACTGCAGTGCATCCATTCAGTGCATATACCCCTCAAGAACAGGGTTTATATTTTGGAG GTTATGAAAATGGCAGTGGTAACTGGGATGAACATTCTAACTATGTTAATGCCAACAACTTGCATGTCATACCTCCA GGAATGTACAATGATAATTCTTCACTCTTCTATCCACCAAGCTATGGCTTCGACTCCCAGATGGCATATGGACAGTTCTCCCCGCTTGCTAGCCCAATGTCTTCAATAATGATTGATGGTCAGCTGTTCTCTCCACACCAAATGCCTGTGACGCCCCCTTACTATCCACCAGCAGTTTCACCTGGCCCACCCCATGTTACTTCGGGACTTCCAGCTTCACAGACTGAATTGATGCCATCAGGAAATGGCaatcaagaaaatcttatCGACAATGCATTTTTTGGGCCAGGATCAGGTTACTATCTACCATTTGGTTCTTTTGCTGGTGGAGATATTTCTGGAAATAGTGGTCATGGTCTTTACAATTTCCCTGTCGAGTATGCATCCAATGAACCAGTGCCAAGCCGCTCAAGTTCCTTAGATACTAGCAGGTTCATGTCTCCATTGACTTCTGGAAATGTGTATCCTCAACCTATTGGCATACTTGGATCGTATGAGCAAAATGTTGCGCAG GCACCATATCAGGGATTTGGTTTAACCGTGAACTCCTCGGCTAGGCATTTTTCCCATGGTGGTTCTTACCAGAACACTCTTGGGCCTAATTCCAACCGGTCTCGATTTACTGGTGACAGAGGTGGAAGGCGTGATAGGGACAGAGACACTATCAATGTTTCTACAGATACACTTGGTATTTCTGGTGATCGGAACCGAGGACCTAGGGCTACGAAGCCCACAAGCAAGATTTCATCTGAAGAGGGAGCCACTGGCAATAAAGATGTTGAATCTACTTCTATGTTTCATGTCCAGCATTTTAACTCTCCGGATTTCATAACTGATTATGAACGCGCAAAATTCTTTGTCATCAAGTCATTCAGTGAAGACAATATCCATAAAAGTATTAAATACAGTGTTTGGGCCAGCACACCACTTGGAAACAGAAAATTGGATGCTGCGTATAATGAAGCAAAAGAAATGGAAGGCAGTTGTCCAGttttcctctttttctct GTGAATGCTAGTGGACAGTTTTGTGGTGTAGCTGAGATGGTTGGACCTGTTGACTTTGAGACTGATGCTGATTACTGGCAGCAGGATCGGTGGAGTGGTCAGTTTCCTGTTAAATGGCATATTATCAAAGATGTACCAAACAGTCGCTTCCGCCACATACTTGTTGAAAATAATGACAACAAGCCAGTTACTCACAGTCGAGACTCACAAGAG GTGAAACTGGAACAAGGAATTGAAATGTTAACGATCTTCAAGAACCATGATGCCGAAACCTCTCTTCTTGATGATTTCAACTTCTATGATGAGCGAGAGAAAGCCTTGCTTGATAGGAAGGCAAAACAGCGAGCTACCCCAGCTGGGAATATGAGTGCTGCACTTGCTACTGATACAATAAATCAATTGTCAGATAACTTGGCTGACACCCTCCAGTTAGATGGTGTTAAAAGCCTCTCAAACAAAGATGTGGAGTAG
- the LOC125192883 gene encoding glycogen synthase-like, translated as MIIRGCSSQPTSAPRSCFSTLFLLPNSNRYSFKKRATTLKHELDVVSCRFNSPPTNFRIQALEANKLDGVKAEGSRTNLQYDHLTWPSPSDKVPFWKREFPSWDISDSGHVDIRKDSDPIHIIHVTAEMAPIAKVGGLGDVVTGLARACLTRGHTVDVFLPFYECINKQHVKELTLISTYGSYHDGSWIPTNVYRGVVFGIPVVFIEPTNHFFKGQSVYGGSYDELEAYLFFSRACLEWLQVSATQPDIIHVHEWQTAGLPLLYWDMYQYLSLQKPRIVLTIHNMEHYGECRQEQLNKCGLDGSVYSTEEKAMDDRTIGHNPERLSLLKGGIVYSNAVVTVSPTYLKETLNSGWLAATLIRHRDKYFGILNGIDTAIWNPATDAFLPAKFDANQIEGKKICKLYVQRGLGLAPEAQDSAKVPLVVCITRLVAQKGLHLITNAIRHVEALNGQMIILGTAPDARVGSEFEGLARLHNEGPSIRILQMYSEELSHMLYAAADIVLVPSIYEPCGLSQMIGMRYGAVPLVRKTGGLADTVFDMDDQSHSEIANGFVFEGIDEGSLNCTLDRAFSFYHEKPNEWRDTVKKVLQMDNSWNNAAGKYIDVYNNVRVKHH; from the exons ATGATCATCCGAGGTTGTTCTTCACAGCCCACATCAGCCCCAAGAAGCTGCTTCTCCACCTTGTTTTTGTTGCCAAATTCGAACAGATATAGTTTCAAGAAGAGGGCTACAACATTGAAGCATGAATTGGATGTTGTCAGCTGTCGTTTCAACTCACCGCCCACAAATTTCAGGATTCAGGCATTAGAAGCCAACAAG TTGGATGGTGTTAAAGCAGAAGGTTCGAGAACAAATTTACAGTATGATCATCTTACATGGCCTTCTCCGAGTGACAAAGTTCCGTTCTGGAAGAGAGAGTTTCCGTCTTGGGACATCAGCGACAGCGGCCATGTTGACATCCGGAAGGATTCTGACCCTATCCATATCATTCATGTCACAGCTGAAATGGCACCCATAGCTAAGGTGGGAGGTCTTGGCGATGTTGTGACCGGGCTAGCCCGTGCTTGTTTGACTCGTGGCCATACCGTGGATGTCTTTCTACCTTTCTATGAATGCATCAACAAACAGCATGTCAAAGAGCTCACACTGATCAGTACGTATGGCTCGTATCATGATGGGAGCTGGATCCCTACTAATGTCTACCGTGGAGTAGTTTTTGGAATTCCTGTGGTATTTATCGAACCGACTAACCACTTCTTCAAGGGACAAAGCGTGTATGGAGGCTCATATGATGAACTGGAAGCATATTTGTTCTTTAGTCGTGCCTGCCTCGAATGGCTGCAG GTCTCTGCAACTCAGCCCGACATTATTCATGTCCATGAGTGGCAGACTGCTGGTTTGCCGTTGCTCTACTGGGATATGTATCAGTATCTGTCCCTTCAG AAACCACGAATTGTGTTGACGATCCATAATATGGAGCACTATGGAGAATGCAG GCAAGAGCAATTGAACAAGTGCGGTCTTGATGGATCCGTATATTCAACTGAAGAGAAG GCTATGGATGATAGAACTATTGGGCACAACCCCGAGAGATTAAGTTTGCTAAAAGGAGGCATTGTCTACAGCAATGCTGTAGT TACAGTTTCTCCAACATATCTCAAGGAAACACTTAACTCGGGATGGCTTGCTGCAACACTGATACGACATCGTGACAA GTACTTCGGCATTTTGAACGGGATAGATACTGCAATTTGGAACCCTGCCACAGATGCATTCTTGCCTGCTAAGTTTGATG CTAACCAAATCGAAGGGAAAAAGATCTGCAAGCTTTATGTGCAAAGAGGGCTTGGTTTGGCTCCCGAAGCACAGGACTCTGCTAAGGTGCCCCTGGTCGTCTGCATCACTCGTTTAGTTGCTCAGAAAGGTCTTCATTTGATCACTAATGCAATCAGACATGTAGAAGCCCTT AATGGacaaatgataattttggGGACTGCTCCAGATGCTCGAGTTGGCAGCGAATTTGAAGGTCTTGCTCGATTG CACAACGAAGGTCCTAGCATTCGGATTCTTCAGATGTACAG CGAGGAGCTGTCCCACATGCTCTATGCAGCTGCCGACATTGTGTTGGTTCCATCCATATACGAGCCATGCGGACTTTCTCAGATGATTGGGATGCGCTATGGAGCG GTTCCACTGGTCAGAAAGACTGGTGGTCTTGCAGACACTGTTTTCGACATGGATGATCAGTCGCATTCTGAGATTGCGAACGG GTTTGTTTTCGAAGGGATTGATGAAGGATCGTTGAACTGCACTCTAGATCGTGCTTTTTCATTCTACCACGAGA AGCCTAATGAATGGAGGGACACGGTGAAGAAGGTTTTGCAGATGGATAATAGCTGGAACAATGCAGCAGGAAAGTATATTGATGTCTATAACAATGTCAGAGTTAAACATCATTGA
- the LOC125194171 gene encoding serine/threonine-protein kinase STY13-like: MLEAPKFTGIIGLNNNNHENYDFSHFYRKLNEGSNMSTESYGSLQLSNGGGSVAMSVDNSSVGSNDSHTRILGHNGLRHVKDYTVDASVNHVRVSHGLSDDALARALMDPRYPTEGLGNYDEWTLDLRKLNMGPAFAQGAFGKLYKGTYNGEDVAIKLLEKPENDAERALLMEQQFQQEVMMLATLKHANIVRFIGGCRKPLVWCIVTEYAKGGSVRQFLTKRQNRSVPLRLAVKQALDVARGMAYVHGLNLIHRDLKSDNLLISADKSIKIADFGVARIEVQTEGMTPETGTYRWMAPEMIQHRPYTQKVDVYSFGIVLWELITGMLPFQNMTAVQAAFAVVNKGVRPTIPNDCLPALSQIMTLCWDGNPDVRPSFNEVVRMLEAAETEIMTTVRKARFRCCLSQPMTTD; this comes from the exons ATGTTGGAGGCTCCGAAGTTTACTGGAATTATAGGCTTAAACAACAACAATcatgaaaattatgatttttcgCATTTCTATCGCAAGCTCAATGAGGGATCAAATATGTCAACTGAGAGTTACGGGAGCTTGCAATTGAGCAACGGTGGAGGCTCGGTTGCCATGTCGGTGGACAACAGTAGTGTTGGATCGAATGATTCCCACACTCGTATCTTGGGTCACAATGGCCTCAGGCATGTCAAGGACTATACTGTTGATGCCAGTGTCAATCACGTGAGAGTTTCTCATGGTCTGAGTGATGACGCCCTAGCTCGAGCTTTGATGGATCCTAGATACCCTACTGAGGGTCTTGGTAATTATGACGAATGGACACTTGACTTGAGGAAGCTCAACATGGGACCTGCTTTTGCTCAGGGTGCATTTGGAAAGCTCTACAAGGGTACATATAATGGCGAGGATGTTGCAATTAAGCTTTTGGAGAAGCCGGAGAATGATGCAGAGAGGGCGCTCTTGATGGAGCAGCAGTTTCAACAAGAAGTAATGATGTTGGCTACACTGAAGCACGCGAATATTGTTCGTTTTATTGGTGGATGCCGGAAACCGCTAGTCTGGTGTATTGTGACGGAGTATGCCAAGGGGGGTTCAGTCCGCCAATTCTTGACAAAACGTCAGAACCGTTCAGTACCTTTAAGGTTGGCTGTAAAACAGGCCTTGGATGTGGCTAGAGGGATGGCATATGTTCACGGATTGAATCTAATTCACCGGGACTTAAAGTCTGACAATTTACTAATTTCTGCTGATAAGTCAATCAAGATTGCGGATTTTGGGGTTGCTCGTATAGAGGTGCAGACAGAAGGAATGACACCAGAAACAGGCACTTATCGGTGGATGGCCCC GGAAATGATCCAGCACAGGCCTTACACCCAGAAAGTCGATGTATATAGCTTTGGGATCGTACTGTGGGAGCTGATCACAGGGATGCTCCCGTTCCAGAACATGACTGCTGTGCAGGCAGCATTTGCTGTTGTGAACAAAGGTGTTCGCCCAACCATCCCCAACGACTGTCTTCCCGCATTGAGTCAGATCATGACTCTTTGTTGGGATGGTAATCCCGATGTCAGGCCCTCCTTCAATGAGGTGGTAAGAATGCTTGAGGCTGCCGAGACAGAGATCATGACTACTGTGAGAAAAGCTCGTTTCCGGTGCTGTCTGAGTCAGCCGATGACTACAGATTGA
- the LOC125194354 gene encoding serine/threonine-protein kinase STY13-like isoform X2: MLEAPKFTGIVGLNNNNNDNYVMHFYHKLNEGSNMSTESYGSLQMSNGGGSVAMSVDNSSVGSNDSHTRILGHNGLRHVKDYSVAASVNHGRASHGLSDDALAQALMDPRYPTEGLGNYDDWTIDLRKLNMGPAFAQGAFGKLYRGTYNGDDVAIKLLERPENDPERAQLMEQQFQQEVMMLATLKHPNIVRFIGACRKPMVWCIVTEYAKGGSVRQFLTKRQNRAVPLKLAVKQALDVARGMAYVHGLNLIHRDLKSDNLLIAADKSIKIADFGVARIEVQTEGMTPETGTYRWMAP; the protein is encoded by the exons atgttggAGGCTCCCAAGTTTACTGGAATTGTAGGCctaaacaacaataataatgacAATTATGTCATGCATTTTTATCACAAGCTCAATGAGGGATCAAATATGTCGACCGAAAGTTATGGGAGCTTGCAGATGAGCAATGGTGGAGGCTCGGTTGCGATGTCAGTAGACAACAGCAGTGTTGGGTCGAATGATTCCCACACTCGTATCTTGGGTCACAATGGCCTCAGGCATGTCAAAGACTATTCTGTTGCTGCCAGTGTCAATCATGGGAGAGCTTCTCATGGGCTGAGTGATGATGCCCTCGCTCAAGCTCTGATGGATCCTCGATATCCTACTGAAGGACTTGGAAATTATGATGACTGGACAATTGACCTGAGAAAGCTCAACATGGGACCTGCTTTTGCTCAGGGTGCTTTTGGGAAGCTCTACAGAGGCACATATAATGGTGATGATGTTGCAATTAAGCTTTTGGAAAGGCCAGAGAATGACCCGGAGAGGGCACAATTGATGGAGCAGCAGTTTCAACAAGAAGTAATGATGTTGGCTACGCTTAAACACCCAAATATTGTTCGCTTCATTGGCGCATGCAGAAAGCCCATGGTCTGGTGTATCGTGACAGAATACGCCAAGGGAGGGTCAGTACGCCAGTTCTTGACAAAACGTCAGAATCGTGCAGTGCCCTTGAAATTGGCTGTCAAGCAGGCCTTAGATGTGGCTAGGGGGATGGCATATGTTCATGGATTGAATTTGATTCACCGGGACTTGAAATCTGACAATCTTCTGATTGCTGCTGACAAGTCTATTAAGATTGCTGATTTTGGTGTAGCTCGTATTGAAGTACAGACAGAAGGAATGACACCAGAAACAGGCACATACCGTTGGATGGCCCC ATAA
- the LOC125194354 gene encoding serine/threonine-protein kinase STY13-like isoform X1 — MLEAPKFTGIVGLNNNNNDNYVMHFYHKLNEGSNMSTESYGSLQMSNGGGSVAMSVDNSSVGSNDSHTRILGHNGLRHVKDYSVAASVNHGRASHGLSDDALAQALMDPRYPTEGLGNYDDWTIDLRKLNMGPAFAQGAFGKLYRGTYNGDDVAIKLLERPENDPERAQLMEQQFQQEVMMLATLKHPNIVRFIGACRKPMVWCIVTEYAKGGSVRQFLTKRQNRAVPLKLAVKQALDVARGMAYVHGLNLIHRDLKSDNLLIAADKSIKIADFGVARIEVQTEGMTPETGTYRWMAPEMIQHRPYTQKVDVYSFGIVLWELITGMLPFQNMTAVQAAFAVVNKGVRPTIPNECLPALSQIMTLCWDGNPDVRPSFSEVVRMLEAAETEIMTTVRKARFRCCMSQPMTTD, encoded by the exons atgttggAGGCTCCCAAGTTTACTGGAATTGTAGGCctaaacaacaataataatgacAATTATGTCATGCATTTTTATCACAAGCTCAATGAGGGATCAAATATGTCGACCGAAAGTTATGGGAGCTTGCAGATGAGCAATGGTGGAGGCTCGGTTGCGATGTCAGTAGACAACAGCAGTGTTGGGTCGAATGATTCCCACACTCGTATCTTGGGTCACAATGGCCTCAGGCATGTCAAAGACTATTCTGTTGCTGCCAGTGTCAATCATGGGAGAGCTTCTCATGGGCTGAGTGATGATGCCCTCGCTCAAGCTCTGATGGATCCTCGATATCCTACTGAAGGACTTGGAAATTATGATGACTGGACAATTGACCTGAGAAAGCTCAACATGGGACCTGCTTTTGCTCAGGGTGCTTTTGGGAAGCTCTACAGAGGCACATATAATGGTGATGATGTTGCAATTAAGCTTTTGGAAAGGCCAGAGAATGACCCGGAGAGGGCACAATTGATGGAGCAGCAGTTTCAACAAGAAGTAATGATGTTGGCTACGCTTAAACACCCAAATATTGTTCGCTTCATTGGCGCATGCAGAAAGCCCATGGTCTGGTGTATCGTGACAGAATACGCCAAGGGAGGGTCAGTACGCCAGTTCTTGACAAAACGTCAGAATCGTGCAGTGCCCTTGAAATTGGCTGTCAAGCAGGCCTTAGATGTGGCTAGGGGGATGGCATATGTTCATGGATTGAATTTGATTCACCGGGACTTGAAATCTGACAATCTTCTGATTGCTGCTGACAAGTCTATTAAGATTGCTGATTTTGGTGTAGCTCGTATTGAAGTACAGACAGAAGGAATGACACCAGAAACAGGCACATACCGTTGGATGGCCCC AGAAATGATCCAACACCGGCCTTATACCCAAAAGGTCGATGTATACAGCTTTGGGATTGTCCTGTGGGAGCTAATCACAGGGATGCTCCCGTTCCAGAACATGACTGCCGTTCAGGCAGCATTCGCTGTTGTGAACAAAGGTGTCCGGCCAACTATCCCCAACGAGTGCCTGCCTGCTCTGAGCCAGATCATGACGCTCTGCTGGGATGGCAATCCTGATGTTAGGCCGTCCTTCAGCGAGGTGGTGAGAATGCTCGAGGCTGCAGAGACGGAGATCATGACTACTGTGAGAAAGGCTCGTTTCCGGTGCTGTATGAGCCAGCCGATGACTACAGATTGA
- the LOC125197414 gene encoding beta-amyrin 28-monooxygenase-like — protein sequence MELFYVSLLSAFVVAVSVFLHFLFSKPAASGLPPGRTGWPVIGESLEFLSTGWKGHPEKFIFDRLARYSSSVFRTHLLGERAAVFCGASGNKFLFSNENKLVRAWWPSSVDKVFPSSSSSSSSQEEAIKMRRMLPGFFKPEALQRYVGIMDHIARRHFADGWEGRDEVVVFPLTKSFTFWLACRLFVSVEDPAHVERLGGPFEKLASGLISVPVDLPGTPFNKAIKASNFIRKELLAIIKQRKVDLDNGSASATQDILSHMLLTSDESGKFMTEADIADKILGLLIGGHDTASSACAFVVKYLAELPEIYEGVYKEQVEIANSKKEGEMLNWDDIQKMKYSWNVACEVLRLAPPLQGAFREALTDFTYNGFTIPKGWKLYWSANSTHINPECFPNPKKFDPSRYEGTGPAPYTFVPFGGGPRMCPGKEYARLEILVFMHHLVRRFRWEKIIPDEKIVVNPMPIPAKGLPIRLYPHKA from the exons ATGGAGCTCTTCTACGTCTCCCTCCTCTCCGCCTTCGTCGTCGCCGTCTCCGTCTTCCTCCACTTCCTCTTTTCCAAGCCGGCCGCGTCCGGCCTGCCCCCAGGCCGGACAGGCTGGCCAGTCATTGGAGAGAGCCTCGAGTTTCTCTCCACTGGCTGGAAGGGCCATCCGGAGAAGTTCATCTTCGACCGGCTCGCCCGCTACTCCTCCTCCGTCTTCCGCACCCACCTCCTCGGCGAACGCGCCGCAGTCTTCTGCGGCGCGTCCgggaataaatttttattctcgAACGAGAACAAGCTCGTCCGCGCGTGGTGGCCCTCGTCCGTCGACAAGGTCTTCCCGTCCTCGTCCTCATCCTCGTCGTCGCAG GAGGAGGCCATCAAGATGCGCCGGATGCTGCCCGGCTTCTTCAAGCCGGAGGCCCTCCAGCGCTACGTGGGGATCATGGACCACATCGCGCGGCGCCACTTTGCGGACGGGTGGGAGGGCCGGGACGAGGTGGTGGTGTTCCCGCTCACGAAGAGCTTCACCTTCTGGCTGGCGTGCAGGCTCTTCGTGAGCGTGGAGGATCCGGCCCACGTGGAACGGCTGGGGGGGCCGTTCGAGAAGCTGGCGTCCGGGCTGATCTCGGTCCCCGTGGATCTGCCCGGGACGCCCTTCAATAAGGCCATCAAGGCGTCCAATTTTATTAGGAAGGAATTGCTGGCGATTATAAAGCAGCGGAAAGTGGACCTTGACAACGGATCGGCTTCGGCCACTCAGGATATTTTGTCGCATATGCTGCTGACGAGTGATGAGAGTGGGAAGTTTATGACTGAAGCGGATATTGCTGACAAGATTTTGGGGCTGCTGATTGGTGGACATGATACGGCTAGCTCTGCATGCGCCTTTGTTGTGAAATATCTGGCTGAGTTGCCTGAGATTTATGAAGGAGTCTACAAGG AACAAGTGGAAATTGCAAATTCGAAAAAGGAAGGAGAAATGCTAAATTGGGATGAtatccaaaaaatgaaatattcatGGAATGTAGCATGTGAGGTTTTAAGACTTGCGCCGCCACTTCAGGGTGCTTTCAGAGAAGCCTTGACCGATTTCACGTACAATGGCTTCACTATCCCCAAGGGCTGGAAG CTCTATTGGAGTGCTAACTCGACACATATCAACCCGGAGTGCTTCCCCAATCCTAAGAAGTTTGACCCATCGAGATACGAGGGCACGGGGCCCGCGCCCTACACCTTTGTCCCGTTTGGGGGAGGGCCGAGGATGTGCCCCGGGAAGGAGTACGCCCGGTTGGAGATCTTGGTGTTCATGCACCACCTTGTGAGGAGATTTCGGTGGGAGAAAATTATTCCTGATGAGAAAATTGTCGTGAATCCGATGCCGATTCCGGCCAAGGGATTGCCTATCCGCCTTTACCCACACAAAGCTTGA